The Streptomyces sp. NBC_01775 genome includes a region encoding these proteins:
- a CDS encoding CocE/NonD family hydrolase, producing the protein MRHSPASTAAALLAGALTATALTCAPAASARPVPADANAGATGNATATTSAAASASGIDFVDIEGDGGTVLKANVVLPEGASRDSARDYPLIVLPTSWATPQIEYLAQAKKLADSGYVVVGYNSRGFWQSGGEIETGGPEDIADASRVIDWALAHTPADKDRIGMGGVSYGAGISLLAAAHDKRIKAVTALSGWADLIASIYSGRTQHLQSAGLLGGAGELTGRPSRELRQILEDFLGSNLDKEDEMIAWGKKRSPATYLDKLNANGAAIMLGNAWGDSIFPPNQYADFYEKLRGPKRLEFRPGDHATAEGLGLLGLPNDTWSHAHRWFDRYLKGEHNGIDTEQPVRLKSRSTGEYEGYASWDKVSSGKRTLPLSDEESLTTGRDSGANGGTVLLSGILDQFLKLPPTVSVPLLPRSRAAVWESGRDDATTRVRGTTRLHTTVTSTKESGTFYAYLYDVGPLGTGKLVSHAPYTFHDRTPGKPFAVDLDLFSTAYDVPEGHRLALVIDTVDPLYAEHNPDDARLTFSSPADDPSAVTVPTR; encoded by the coding sequence ATGCGCCACTCCCCCGCCTCCACCGCCGCCGCGCTCCTCGCGGGCGCGCTCACCGCGACCGCTTTGACCTGCGCGCCGGCGGCGAGCGCGCGACCCGTTCCGGCTGACGCCAACGCGGGCGCCACCGGCAACGCCACCGCCACCACGTCCGCCGCCGCGTCCGCGTCCGGGATCGACTTCGTCGACATCGAGGGCGACGGCGGCACCGTCCTCAAGGCGAACGTCGTACTGCCCGAGGGGGCCTCGCGGGACTCGGCGCGCGACTACCCCCTCATCGTGCTGCCCACCAGCTGGGCCACCCCGCAGATCGAGTACCTCGCGCAGGCGAAGAAGCTCGCCGACTCCGGCTATGTCGTGGTCGGTTACAACTCGCGCGGCTTCTGGCAGTCCGGCGGCGAGATCGAGACCGGCGGCCCCGAGGACATCGCCGACGCCTCCCGCGTCATCGACTGGGCGCTCGCGCACACCCCCGCCGACAAGGACCGGATCGGCATGGGCGGCGTCTCCTACGGCGCCGGCATCAGCCTGCTGGCGGCGGCGCACGACAAGCGGATCAAGGCCGTCACGGCGCTCAGCGGCTGGGCGGACCTGATCGCCTCCATCTACAGCGGGCGCACCCAGCACCTCCAGTCCGCGGGCCTGCTCGGCGGCGCGGGCGAGCTGACCGGGCGGCCGAGCCGCGAACTGCGCCAGATCCTCGAGGACTTCCTCGGCTCCAACCTGGACAAGGAGGACGAGATGATCGCGTGGGGCAAGAAGCGCTCCCCCGCGACCTACCTCGACAAGCTCAACGCCAACGGCGCGGCCATCATGCTCGGCAACGCCTGGGGCGACTCGATCTTCCCGCCCAACCAGTACGCCGACTTCTACGAGAAGCTGCGCGGCCCCAAGCGCCTGGAGTTCCGCCCCGGCGACCACGCCACGGCCGAGGGCCTGGGCCTGCTCGGGCTGCCCAACGACACCTGGTCGCACGCCCACCGCTGGTTCGACCGCTACCTCAAGGGCGAGCACAACGGCATCGACACCGAGCAGCCGGTGCGGCTCAAGTCCCGTTCCACCGGGGAGTACGAGGGCTACGCGAGCTGGGACAAGGTCTCCTCCGGGAAGCGCACGCTCCCGCTGTCCGACGAGGAGTCGCTGACCACGGGCCGCGACTCGGGTGCCAACGGCGGCACGGTCCTCCTCTCGGGCATCCTCGACCAGTTCCTCAAGCTGCCGCCCACCGTCTCCGTCCCGCTGCTGCCGCGCTCACGCGCCGCGGTGTGGGAGTCGGGGCGCGACGACGCGACGACGCGGGTGCGCGGCACTACGCGGCTGCACACCACCGTGACCAGCACGAAGGAGAGCGGCACCTTCTACGCGTACCTCTACGACGTGGGGCCGCTGGGCACGGGCAAGCTGGTGTCGCACGCGCCGTACACCTTTCACGACCGCACCCCGGGAAAGCCGTTCGCCGTGGACCTCGACCTGTTCTCCACGGCGTACGACGTCCCCGAGGGCCACCGGCTCGCCCTCGTCATCGACACCGTCGACCCCCTCTACGCCGAACACAACCCGGACGACGCCCGACTGACCTTCTCCTCCCCGGCCGACGACCCCTCGGCGGTGACAGTGCCCACCCGCTGA
- a CDS encoding AQJ64_40280 family protein codes for MDTAVEWVDVRERVPRDGIPVAAATAGRYPPDSEAEPPHAEGEAFWLVMPMYFTTHHIDEDGAHHHNVFVDSDRVIRPPYGGPDDESVTHWAELPTLPGQSVHHMLGEEAETAARDALGLDQRR; via the coding sequence ATGGACACGGCCGTGGAGTGGGTGGATGTACGCGAGAGGGTGCCGAGGGACGGCATACCCGTGGCGGCGGCGACCGCGGGCCGCTACCCGCCCGACAGCGAGGCCGAGCCCCCTCATGCAGAGGGAGAGGCCTTCTGGCTGGTGATGCCGATGTACTTCACCACCCATCACATCGATGAGGACGGGGCCCACCACCACAACGTCTTCGTCGACTCCGACCGTGTCATCCGCCCGCCCTACGGCGGCCCGGACGACGAATCCGTCACCCACTGGGCAGAGCTCCCCACCCTGCCGGGCCAGAGCGTGCACCACATGCTGGGGGAGGAAGCGGAGACCGCCGCCAGGGACGCCCTGGGGCTGGACCAACGGCGTTGA
- a CDS encoding serine/threonine-protein kinase yields the protein MRSLRAEDPERIGEYRLLGRLGEGGMGCVYLAQSPRGRTVAVKLVRRELAEHVEFRRRFEQEISAARRVGGEWTAPVLDADPDAAQPWVATGYIAGISLHEAVAGRRATLPERTLRILANRLGLALRAIHEAGLIHRDVKPSNILVTIDGPRVIDFGIARALETVADGNLTRTGDVIGSPGFMSPEQVRGDHLSAASDIFSLGSVLAFAATGRTPFGSAGSAGHALMYRITHVEPDLEGVPEGLRSLVADCLAKGADERPTVAALVERTADPEDAPGPSATAADSVEPWLPASLVAHLGRHAARLLDAEVPGAQAAADRAAEAPAIPPQPDAPPGAHTPGSPAPEAPGPAAQAPAGDGEAGQPKAEPDAGGEDGAAADDPDAQGGGSAEDPGLHGLATVTGSAQPAPTPTYVPTPTNAPAAAPVPAVPPGWPEQTPYPAYTQAQTERSHRRGVLLGALGVVLALVSGAGTFVALRVYDSSGEDSGNRSSPQAHKTPDAGGPVPSKPSGADRTSPPPGGALPQGYVGAWQGSVQDADGSTITRRFEIRQGEKGEVVAKTFNLRDDAMCEGEATLVSFGSGMRITSEITESHPASKPCTPYGEQTLTLKPDGTLGWTYPASSLSATLRRVTDTARPVPRRLLGKWEAESGEGGGLTLDFGQGRVGTATLKMTGKDDPGCEATMQLGAADGEALVYGPAGSGGEAAGPCEPAGKTLAVTLLAGDKLRLNSPQDTSDTALTFVRP from the coding sequence ATGAGGTCGCTGCGCGCGGAAGACCCTGAACGCATCGGTGAGTACCGCTTGTTGGGACGGCTGGGCGAGGGCGGGATGGGCTGTGTGTACCTCGCCCAGTCGCCGCGCGGACGCACCGTCGCGGTCAAGCTCGTACGGCGTGAGCTGGCCGAACACGTGGAGTTCCGCCGCCGCTTCGAGCAGGAGATCAGCGCGGCACGCCGCGTCGGCGGCGAGTGGACGGCGCCCGTCCTGGACGCGGACCCGGACGCCGCCCAGCCCTGGGTGGCCACCGGCTACATCGCGGGCATCTCGCTGCACGAGGCCGTCGCCGGACGCCGCGCCACGCTCCCGGAGCGCACCTTGCGCATCCTCGCCAACCGTCTCGGCCTCGCCCTGCGCGCCATCCACGAGGCCGGGCTGATCCACCGCGATGTGAAGCCCTCGAACATCCTGGTCACCATCGACGGACCCCGCGTCATCGACTTCGGTATCGCACGGGCGCTGGAGACGGTCGCCGACGGCAATCTGACGCGCACCGGCGACGTCATCGGCTCCCCCGGCTTCATGTCGCCCGAGCAGGTGCGCGGCGACCACCTGAGCGCGGCCAGCGACATCTTCTCCCTCGGCTCGGTGCTGGCCTTCGCCGCGACCGGCCGTACGCCCTTCGGGAGCGCGGGCAGCGCGGGGCACGCGCTGATGTACCGCATCACCCACGTGGAGCCCGACCTGGAGGGGGTGCCGGAGGGGCTGCGGTCCCTGGTCGCCGACTGTCTCGCCAAGGGTGCCGACGAGCGTCCCACGGTGGCGGCGCTCGTGGAGCGTACGGCCGACCCCGAGGACGCCCCCGGCCCCTCGGCCACGGCGGCCGACTCCGTCGAGCCCTGGCTCCCCGCGAGCCTCGTCGCCCACCTCGGCCGCCACGCTGCCCGCCTCCTGGACGCCGAGGTCCCCGGCGCGCAGGCGGCGGCCGACCGCGCCGCCGAGGCCCCCGCGATCCCGCCGCAGCCGGACGCCCCACCCGGGGCGCACACCCCCGGGTCCCCGGCCCCGGAAGCGCCGGGCCCGGCCGCGCAGGCCCCTGCCGGTGACGGAGAGGCGGGGCAGCCGAAAGCCGAACCGGACGCCGGAGGCGAAGACGGCGCCGCCGCCGACGACCCCGACGCCCAGGGCGGGGGATCGGCCGAGGATCCGGGGCTGCACGGCTTGGCCACCGTCACCGGCTCCGCACAGCCCGCACCCACGCCCACGTACGTACCCACCCCCACGAACGCCCCCGCCGCTGCCCCCGTCCCCGCCGTCCCGCCCGGCTGGCCCGAGCAGACCCCGTACCCCGCCTACACCCAGGCGCAGACCGAGCGTTCGCACCGGCGCGGGGTCCTGCTGGGGGCGCTCGGCGTGGTGCTGGCGCTGGTCTCGGGCGCCGGCACCTTCGTCGCGCTGCGCGTGTACGACTCCTCCGGTGAGGACAGCGGCAACAGGAGCAGCCCACAGGCGCACAAGACGCCCGACGCGGGCGGCCCCGTGCCCAGCAAGCCCTCCGGCGCCGACCGCACCAGCCCGCCGCCGGGCGGTGCCCTGCCCCAGGGCTATGTGGGTGCCTGGCAGGGCAGCGTCCAGGACGCCGACGGCTCGACGATCACCCGCCGCTTCGAGATCCGTCAGGGGGAGAAGGGCGAGGTCGTCGCCAAGACCTTCAACCTGCGCGACGACGCGATGTGCGAGGGCGAGGCCACCCTCGTCTCGTTCGGGTCGGGGATGAGGATCACCAGCGAGATCACCGAGAGCCACCCCGCGTCCAAGCCCTGTACCCCGTACGGCGAGCAGACGCTCACGCTGAAGCCCGACGGCACCCTCGGCTGGACCTACCCCGCCAGCTCCCTGTCCGCCACGCTGCGCCGCGTCACGGACACCGCACGGCCCGTCCCCCGCCGTTTGCTGGGCAAGTGGGAGGCCGAATCCGGGGAGGGCGGCGGCCTCACTCTCGACTTCGGCCAGGGCCGGGTCGGCACGGCCACCTTGAAGATGACGGGCAAGGACGACCCCGGGTGCGAGGCGACGATGCAGTTGGGCGCCGCGGACGGTGAAGCGCTCGTCTACGGCCCGGCCGGGTCCGGCGGGGAGGCGGCGGGTCCGTGCGAGCCCGCGGGCAAGACTCTCGCCGTCACCCTCCTGGCCGGTGACAAGCTCCGTCTGAACAGCCCCCAGGACACCTCCGACACAGCCCTCACCTTCGTCCGGCCCTAG
- a CDS encoding MarR family winged helix-turn-helix transcriptional regulator, whose product MPPLEQEPGQGYERMAAEVSTAVAALSRRLRAASPAGAFTPTQRSVLGRIDRSGPTTIAALARAELVRPQSMRVTVGALEEQGILARSPHPTDGRQVVFSLTERGAHTLEAVRRAKHDWLADAIATRLDPGEQHTLTEAAALLRRLVAEDDAPPGEPAPDETGGNEAAPGGAAPGEAALGEAPPGDAAR is encoded by the coding sequence ATGCCACCTCTGGAGCAGGAGCCGGGGCAGGGCTACGAGCGCATGGCCGCCGAGGTCTCCACCGCCGTCGCCGCGCTGAGCCGACGGCTGCGCGCGGCGTCACCGGCGGGCGCGTTCACGCCCACGCAGCGGTCGGTCCTTGGCCGGATCGACCGCTCGGGCCCGACGACCATCGCGGCGCTCGCCCGCGCCGAGCTGGTGCGCCCGCAGTCGATGCGGGTCACCGTGGGCGCGCTGGAGGAGCAGGGCATCCTGGCCCGCAGCCCGCACCCCACCGACGGCCGGCAGGTGGTCTTCTCGCTGACCGAGCGGGGCGCGCACACCCTGGAGGCCGTCCGCCGCGCCAAGCACGACTGGCTGGCCGACGCCATCGCCACCCGCCTCGACCCCGGCGAACAGCACACGCTCACCGAGGCCGCGGCGCTGCTGAGGCGACTGGTCGCCGAGGACGACGCCCCGCCCGGAGAGCCCGCTCCGGACGAGACCGGGGGGAACGAAGCAGCGCCCGGCGGGGCCGCG